The Deinococcus hopiensis KR-140 genome includes a window with the following:
- a CDS encoding DMT family transporter gives MPRSFLAFAPLLFVLLWSTGFIGTKGAALNADPFAYLTLRFAIAAALMAVLTLATRSAWPTRVQGWRAAVTGLLLHAGYLGGVTYAIWLHLPAGISSVMVGLQPLLTALLSWPLVGERVTARQWAGLMLGFLGVLLIVLGRGSAGGAYPAGALLATVFALGCTTAGTLYQRRYGAGMPLLSGTATQYTASALVMGGMMLMHGGAYLNWTPQFIFSLTWLVLVLSVGAILLLMVLIREMPAARVGSLFYLVPPFVVVEAYLLYGERLTLLAVLGLGLSVAGVALSAWRGKSEQDVRQAG, from the coding sequence GTGCCCCGCTCCTTTCTGGCCTTTGCGCCGCTGCTGTTCGTCCTGCTGTGGAGCACGGGGTTTATCGGTACCAAGGGTGCAGCCCTGAATGCCGATCCCTTTGCGTATCTGACGCTGCGCTTTGCCATTGCGGCGGCGCTGATGGCAGTCCTCACCCTGGCGACCCGCTCGGCTTGGCCCACCCGTGTGCAGGGCTGGCGGGCCGCCGTGACTGGCCTCCTGCTCCACGCCGGCTACCTCGGCGGCGTGACCTACGCGATCTGGCTGCACCTGCCTGCTGGGATTAGCTCCGTGATGGTGGGGTTGCAACCGCTGCTTACGGCGCTGCTGTCGTGGCCGCTGGTGGGCGAGCGAGTCACGGCCCGGCAGTGGGCCGGGCTGATGCTGGGTTTTCTGGGCGTGCTGCTGATCGTGCTGGGGCGGGGAAGTGCGGGCGGCGCCTATCCGGCCGGAGCGCTGCTCGCCACCGTGTTCGCCCTGGGATGCACCACAGCGGGCACCCTCTACCAGCGCCGCTACGGCGCCGGTATGCCCCTCCTGAGCGGCACGGCCACGCAGTACACCGCGAGTGCCCTGGTGATGGGGGGAATGATGCTGATGCATGGTGGGGCCTACCTCAACTGGACCCCCCAGTTCATATTCTCGCTGACCTGGTTGGTACTGGTGTTGTCAGTCGGGGCGATCCTGCTGTTGATGGTCCTCATCCGCGAGATGCCTGCGGCCCGGGTGGGCAGCCTGTTTTATCTGGTCCCGCCTTTCGTAGTGGTTGAGGCGTACCTGCTGTACGGTGAGCGCCTGACCCTCCTGGCGGTGCTGGGGCTGGGGCTGAGCGTGGCGGGAGTGGCGCTCTCGGCCTGGCGGGGAAAAAGTGAACAAGACGTGCGGCAGGCGGGGTAG
- a CDS encoding DUF2271 domain-containing protein, translating to MTHDTRRSVLRKLALGTATLILSRVVPAEAAAATPSGAKKWAAGQALTITFKVATQAGGRVKRPYVAVWIEDAQGNPVRTLSVWAETTGRGPRWIPDLRRWYRENSALLDTVSSATRNPGSYALAWDGKTDKGTLVSQGDYYVCIEAAREHGPYSLVREKVTVGSATFKKTLSANNDIEAASVGFGKA from the coding sequence ATGACCCATGACACCCGCCGTTCCGTCCTCCGCAAACTCGCCCTCGGCACCGCCACCCTCATCCTGTCCCGCGTCGTCCCCGCTGAGGCGGCCGCGGCGACTCCGTCCGGCGCAAAGAAGTGGGCGGCTGGTCAAGCGCTGACCATCACCTTCAAGGTGGCCACCCAAGCGGGCGGCCGCGTGAAGCGCCCCTACGTTGCTGTCTGGATTGAGGACGCTCAGGGAAACCCGGTCCGTACCCTCAGCGTTTGGGCCGAGACGACAGGGCGCGGGCCCCGTTGGATTCCGGATCTGCGCCGGTGGTACCGCGAGAACAGCGCATTGCTGGACACGGTCAGTAGCGCCACCCGCAACCCAGGGTCATACGCGCTGGCCTGGGACGGCAAGACAGACAAGGGCACGCTCGTTTCCCAAGGTGACTACTACGTCTGCATCGAAGCGGCCCGGGAGCACGGCCCGTACAGCCTGGTGCGCGAGAAGGTAACGGTGGGCAGCGCCACCTTCAAGAAGACCTTGAGCGCCAACAACGACATCGAGGCGGCCAGTGTCGGCTTCGGCAAGGCCTGA
- a CDS encoding ABC transporter substrate-binding protein — protein sequence MRRIATLTLTLATSASAISVTHLAGTTELNTTPKRIIVLEFGFMDALAKLGVKPVGIAADGDAANEVLPHLKKYYGPNVPTVGNRHAPSLEKILALKPDLIIADENDHKSIYAQLNSIAPTLLFRSYRGTYQDQLDQFSIISKIVGKEAVGKTALADHSRLFSKVKATSSAKAGKIVVGVLTPNGFYVHSDRSYIGSLLDTAGRHNPTPVKDGQTQYLLSPEGLTALNPDTLIVLYNNEDQSAFDRFKGEPLVRALTAAKQNRIYTFNRDRWAKGRGIIGLEGILSDMFSSNVLSGKVQR from the coding sequence ATGCGACGAATTGCTACCCTAACGCTGACCCTCGCCACCTCCGCCAGCGCCATCAGCGTCACGCACCTGGCGGGCACCACCGAACTGAACACCACCCCGAAGCGCATCATCGTTCTCGAATTCGGCTTCATGGACGCACTGGCCAAGCTTGGCGTGAAACCCGTCGGAATTGCCGCCGACGGTGACGCGGCCAACGAAGTTCTCCCTCACCTCAAAAAGTACTACGGACCCAACGTTCCCACCGTCGGGAACCGTCACGCACCCAGCCTCGAAAAGATCCTGGCGTTGAAGCCGGACCTGATCATTGCTGACGAGAACGACCACAAGAGCATCTACGCGCAGCTGAACAGCATCGCCCCCACGCTGCTGTTCCGTTCCTACCGCGGCACCTACCAGGACCAGCTCGACCAGTTCAGCATCATCAGCAAAATTGTTGGAAAAGAGGCGGTCGGGAAGACGGCCCTGGCCGATCACTCCCGCTTGTTCAGCAAGGTGAAGGCGACCAGCAGCGCCAAAGCTGGCAAGATCGTTGTCGGTGTCCTGACTCCGAACGGCTTCTACGTGCACAGTGACAGGAGCTATATCGGCAGCTTGCTGGACACGGCCGGCCGTCACAACCCCACGCCCGTCAAGGACGGCCAGACGCAGTACCTGCTGTCCCCGGAAGGCCTCACGGCCCTGAATCCCGACACCCTGATTGTCCTGTACAACAACGAGGATCAGAGCGCCTTCGACCGCTTCAAAGGTGAGCCCCTGGTGCGCGCCCTCACCGCAGCCAAGCAGAACCGCATCTACACCTTCAATCGGGACCGCTGGGCCAAGGGCCGCGGCATCATCGGCCTCGAAGGCATTCTGAGCGACATGTTCAGCAGCAATGTCCTGTCCGGAAAAGTTCAGCGCTGA
- a CDS encoding VanW family protein, which translates to MRAASVLRDLAALLVLQTWAAQAQPVTQITLRLSAPEPLMTAGQVQRPLLHRSFSLRVGTVGLKGLTPQLNRIYARVEARRPREIRFSRSGDQWVARAQTGWKVDRAATEAQLRRALARGQMTSPVVVRLQAPARSVRWAHAQGLRHLAGEQTRFTGSPAFRVQNIRLGSARIHGTWVAPGQAFDFNARVGQITPARGFAAGYVILGPTLSLEPGGGICQVSTTVFRAAYRAGLPITERHPHSYQVAYYGTPGLDAAVYAPTKNLRWLNDTARPILVQASWDLQRQSLRVDLFGRPDGRRVWVGAPHVSDTRLPAPPTYVAEQAMGLGETRRIDMPASGARVSVVRQVRYPDGRLRRLETGSVYRPWGGVFAVHPQDPRLR; encoded by the coding sequence ATGAGGGCTGCGTCCGTTCTTCGCGATCTGGCTGCCCTGCTGGTCTTGCAGACCTGGGCCGCTCAGGCGCAGCCAGTGACGCAGATCACCCTGCGGCTGAGCGCTCCCGAACCCCTGATGACGGCGGGGCAGGTGCAGAGGCCCCTGCTGCACCGCTCCTTCTCGCTGCGGGTAGGCACGGTGGGCCTGAAGGGGCTGACCCCTCAGCTCAACCGGATCTATGCGCGGGTGGAGGCCCGTCGGCCCCGCGAGATCCGCTTCTCGCGCTCGGGAGACCAGTGGGTGGCACGGGCACAGACGGGATGGAAGGTGGACCGGGCTGCCACAGAGGCCCAACTGCGGCGCGCGCTCGCTCGGGGTCAGATGACCAGTCCAGTAGTGGTGCGGCTCCAGGCTCCGGCGCGCAGCGTCCGCTGGGCACACGCGCAGGGTCTGCGGCACCTGGCAGGAGAGCAGACCCGCTTCACGGGCAGTCCAGCCTTCCGAGTGCAGAACATCCGCCTGGGGTCCGCCCGAATCCACGGCACCTGGGTGGCTCCGGGTCAAGCGTTTGACTTCAACGCCAGGGTCGGTCAAATCACTCCGGCGCGCGGCTTCGCCGCTGGCTACGTCATCCTGGGACCCACCCTCAGTCTGGAACCAGGCGGGGGCATCTGTCAGGTCAGCACCACGGTGTTCCGGGCTGCGTACCGGGCGGGACTGCCCATCACCGAGCGGCACCCCCACTCCTACCAGGTGGCGTACTACGGGACACCGGGACTCGACGCGGCGGTGTATGCACCCACCAAGAACCTGCGCTGGCTCAATGACACGGCGCGTCCCATCCTCGTGCAGGCAAGCTGGGACCTCCAGCGCCAAAGCCTGCGCGTGGACCTGTTTGGCCGCCCAGATGGCCGCCGCGTGTGGGTGGGAGCGCCCCACGTTTCGGACACCCGGCTTCCGGCTCCTCCCACCTATGTGGCCGAGCAGGCGATGGGCCTTGGCGAGACGCGCCGGATCGATATGCCCGCATCCGGTGCCCGCGTATCTGTCGTGCGGCAGGTGCGCTACCCGGACGGCCGGCTTCGGCGGTTAGAGACCGGCAGCGTCTACCGGCCGTGGGGCGGCGTCTTTGCCGTTCATCCTCAAGACCCCCGCCTGCGGTGA
- a CDS encoding diaminopropionate ammonia-lyase, producing MTTDHPRMYFKPGPPTTFNASPDPTLLAFHQRLPGYAPTPLVRAPHLAAALDVREVWVKNEANRLGLPAYKILGASWAVYRELETRHGPFTPWNTLVELSAQLQAHLPLTLVTATDGNHGRAVARMAHWLGLDAHILVPEDMVPARIQAIEAEGARVDVIHGTYDEAVAAAARLADARHLVISDTAWEGYERVPGWVVEGYGTIFQEIDQQLAQQGGQQPEVVAAQMGVGSLAMAVIQHYRAPGRATHVVGVEPTRAACVLHSLEAGKLTEVPGPHASIMAGLNCGNTSPLAWPYLQGGLSASIAISDGQAKEAMRLLAQDGVVSGESGAAGAGGLLALLRHEDAANTRAWLGLTPESTVLVISTEGATDPQAYARIVQAGPDHA from the coding sequence ATGACCACGGACCATCCACGCATGTACTTCAAACCGGGGCCTCCCACGACCTTCAACGCCAGCCCTGACCCCACCTTGCTGGCCTTCCATCAGCGTCTGCCCGGCTACGCGCCCACCCCCTTGGTCCGTGCCCCGCACCTCGCTGCAGCCCTGGATGTCCGCGAGGTCTGGGTGAAAAACGAGGCCAATCGCCTGGGACTCCCCGCCTACAAGATCCTCGGTGCCTCCTGGGCCGTCTACCGCGAACTGGAGACGCGGCACGGGCCGTTTACACCCTGGAACACCCTGGTAGAGTTGAGCGCTCAACTTCAGGCGCACCTGCCCCTCACGCTGGTCACAGCGACCGATGGCAACCACGGCCGCGCAGTGGCCCGTATGGCCCACTGGCTGGGCTTGGACGCGCACATCCTGGTGCCTGAGGACATGGTCCCTGCCCGTATCCAGGCCATTGAGGCCGAAGGGGCGCGGGTGGACGTGATCCACGGAACCTACGACGAAGCGGTGGCGGCCGCTGCCCGCCTGGCCGATGCTCGGCATCTGGTTATCAGTGACACGGCTTGGGAAGGCTACGAGCGTGTGCCCGGTTGGGTTGTGGAAGGGTACGGCACGATCTTCCAGGAAATTGATCAGCAGCTCGCCCAACAGGGCGGTCAGCAGCCAGAGGTGGTGGCCGCCCAGATGGGCGTAGGTTCACTGGCGATGGCCGTCATTCAGCACTACCGTGCGCCTGGCCGGGCGACACACGTGGTCGGCGTAGAGCCCACCCGTGCCGCCTGCGTCCTGCACTCCCTGGAAGCCGGGAAACTGACGGAAGTTCCTGGCCCACACGCCTCGATCATGGCTGGTCTAAACTGTGGGAATACGTCTCCCCTCGCCTGGCCTTACCTGCAGGGTGGGCTGAGCGCGTCCATCGCCATTTCCGACGGACAAGCCAAGGAGGCCATGCGCCTGCTCGCTCAGGACGGTGTGGTGTCCGGAGAAAGTGGCGCAGCTGGTGCTGGTGGACTGCTGGCCCTACTGCGTCATGAGGACGCGGCGAACACGCGCGCCTGGCTTGGCTTGACGCCCGAAAGTACAGTCCTGGTCATCTCCACTGAAGGGGCCACTGACCCTCAAGCGTACGCACGCATTGTTCAGGCTGGTCCAGACCATGCTTGA
- a CDS encoding fasciclin domain-containing protein, with protein sequence MRKALLSVTLLLSGGAIAGGGSTVPSGNTIAAIVSNDPNFSTLLSAVQAAGLVGTLSSAGPYTVFAPTNAAFAKVPAGQLQALLNNREQLRALLLYHVVPGRVAAAQVKGLSSATTAQGGTLNVSTMGGKVMINDATVTRADIRASNGVIHVIDTVLMP encoded by the coding sequence ATGCGTAAAGCGTTGCTTTCAGTCACACTTCTGCTGTCGGGCGGGGCCATCGCGGGTGGGGGCAGCACCGTTCCCTCGGGAAACACCATCGCCGCCATCGTTTCGAACGATCCAAACTTCAGCACGCTCCTGTCAGCCGTGCAGGCTGCCGGGTTGGTGGGGACGCTCAGCAGCGCCGGTCCCTACACAGTCTTTGCGCCCACGAACGCCGCCTTCGCCAAGGTTCCGGCTGGTCAGCTGCAAGCCCTGCTGAACAACCGCGAACAGCTGCGCGCCCTGCTGCTCTACCACGTGGTTCCGGGACGGGTTGCGGCCGCGCAGGTCAAAGGCCTGAGCAGCGCCACGACGGCACAGGGGGGCACGCTCAACGTCAGCACAATGGGCGGCAAGGTCATGATCAACGACGCGACCGTGACGCGCGCGGACATTCGGGCCAGCAACGGCGTCATTCACGTCATCGACACCGTGTTGATGCCCTGA
- a CDS encoding ArgE/DapE family deacylase, with product MPETLTELLAALTLLDSTNPALVTGGAGESAIAQFVVHWLTAHSIAAELDEAAPGRFSVIATVKGTGGGSSLLLNAHLDTVGTEGMDHPFEPVVRDGRMYGRGTYDMKSGLAACLMALLDAKASPLRGDVILTAVADEEHASLGMQSVLKRVTADAAIVTEPTELCVSIAHKGFTWHEITTYGRAAHGSRPDLGIDAIAHMGRVLGKLEALGQELTARESHPLLGHGSLHASLITGGQELSSYPNRCTLHVERRTLPGEMPEAVTGEISALLTELSSDPNFRAEHHLTLSRPPFGIDPAAPIVQTLQASATQVLGTPPTLIGQTFWMDSAFLAAAGIPTVVFGPCGGGAHATEEWVDLTSAEQCRQVLTATLRAFCA from the coding sequence GTGCCTGAAACGCTCACGGAACTGCTCGCGGCCCTCACTCTCTTGGACTCCACCAACCCAGCGCTGGTGACAGGAGGAGCTGGGGAGTCTGCCATTGCCCAGTTCGTGGTTCATTGGCTGACGGCACACAGCATCGCGGCTGAACTCGACGAGGCCGCTCCCGGCCGTTTCAGCGTCATCGCCACCGTAAAGGGGACGGGGGGCGGTTCTTCCCTGCTCCTGAATGCCCACCTCGACACGGTCGGCACGGAAGGAATGGATCACCCCTTTGAGCCCGTTGTACGTGATGGCCGCATGTACGGGCGCGGCACCTACGACATGAAGAGTGGCCTGGCCGCCTGCCTCATGGCCCTCCTTGACGCCAAGGCCAGCCCTCTTCGTGGGGACGTCATCCTGACGGCGGTTGCAGACGAGGAACACGCGAGCCTTGGGATGCAGTCCGTTCTCAAGCGCGTCACAGCCGACGCGGCCATCGTTACTGAACCCACCGAACTCTGCGTCTCCATTGCGCACAAAGGCTTTACCTGGCACGAGATCACCACGTACGGCCGAGCCGCTCACGGCTCCCGCCCCGACCTCGGCATCGACGCCATCGCGCATATGGGCCGAGTCCTTGGCAAGCTCGAAGCGCTCGGGCAAGAACTGACCGCTCGTGAATCACACCCTCTGCTGGGCCATGGCAGCCTGCACGCCTCCCTCATCACCGGAGGGCAGGAGCTTTCCAGCTATCCCAACCGCTGCACCCTCCACGTCGAACGCCGCACCCTTCCCGGCGAAATGCCAGAAGCGGTTACTGGGGAGATCAGCGCCCTATTGACCGAACTCTCCTCCGATCCGAACTTCCGGGCGGAGCACCACCTGACGCTCAGCCGCCCACCCTTTGGCATTGATCCGGCCGCGCCCATCGTGCAGACCCTTCAGGCCTCGGCCACCCAGGTGTTGGGGACTCCACCCACCCTGATCGGTCAGACCTTCTGGATGGACTCTGCCTTCCTCGCTGCGGCTGGGATTCCCACCGTCGTCTTTGGACCTTGCGGTGGTGGCGCCCACGCGACCGAGGAATGGGTTGACCTGACCTCCGCCGAGCAGTGCCGGCAGGTCCTCACCGCCACCCTCCGCGCCTTCTGCGCCTGA
- a CDS encoding ABC transporter substrate-binding protein — MKHLITLALLSGAAFAQTTVQTQLGKVTVNEPPKKIAVLSPYALDLLLSLDLQPAGYAEVGSFKLGAIGQVVEKSSIPYLGRFVKSNPVYLGTREAPNLESILALKPDLIVGQVSYHEQVYAQLSRIAPTVLLDGNDFNAGLSTMWRKDLKPLAEVFKKQRRAEQVVVNFEKKLQLAKTLLRPVAKRTPRALLVGFPRMNAGINPTLIGSANVSGRLITELGFQLAQANDAQQGDISLEGIPAIPADFVFAIANNENTPANAEKEWFSHPLLKNLGVSKKQRVFFADNQQWNRIRGPLAMTQVLQNIQETLNH, encoded by the coding sequence ATGAAGCACTTGATTACCCTGGCTCTCCTGTCTGGAGCAGCTTTCGCACAAACCACCGTTCAGACCCAGTTGGGCAAAGTCACCGTGAACGAGCCCCCGAAGAAAATTGCGGTGCTGAGCCCATACGCACTGGACCTGCTGCTCAGCCTCGACCTGCAACCTGCAGGTTACGCTGAGGTGGGCAGCTTCAAACTGGGGGCCATCGGACAGGTAGTTGAAAAGTCCAGCATTCCCTACCTCGGGCGCTTTGTGAAAAGCAATCCGGTGTACCTCGGGACGCGCGAAGCCCCCAACTTGGAATCTATCCTGGCACTGAAACCTGACCTGATTGTTGGACAGGTCAGTTACCACGAGCAGGTGTATGCCCAGCTGTCCAGGATTGCCCCGACCGTGTTACTGGATGGAAACGACTTCAATGCAGGCCTCAGCACCATGTGGCGCAAAGACCTGAAACCCCTGGCAGAGGTCTTTAAAAAGCAACGACGTGCGGAGCAGGTGGTGGTGAATTTCGAGAAAAAGCTTCAGCTGGCCAAAACCTTGCTGAGACCTGTCGCAAAACGCACCCCGAGGGCCTTGTTGGTGGGATTCCCCCGCATGAACGCCGGGATAAACCCAACCTTGATCGGCAGTGCCAATGTGAGTGGCCGCCTGATCACCGAGCTGGGGTTCCAGTTGGCCCAAGCTAACGATGCGCAGCAGGGCGACATCAGTCTGGAAGGCATTCCAGCCATCCCCGCGGATTTTGTATTTGCCATCGCCAACAACGAAAATACCCCTGCCAACGCCGAGAAAGAGTGGTTTAGCCATCCGCTGCTGAAAAACCTCGGGGTGAGCAAGAAACAGCGGGTCTTTTTTGCGGACAACCAGCAGTGGAACCGCATTCGGGGACCGCTGGCCATGACGCAGGTGCTTCAAAACATCCAGGAGACCCTGAACCACTGA
- a CDS encoding transposase, whose amino-acid sequence MSENAVVLEALRQITRSLREVGVVRIIFVLDRGFDDLKVMKRRRRLKVDFVIRAQHVERRVRLQPTGENRALQAALQLAPVSHTFAMSRPVLREGKPSWRPTPAEIRAQEVWVDEGKLHVHALHLHFPTRPTGEQQGWTLLTSLPVSPGVHAGQVVRRYLRRWSTKDVFSWTKTALGWEQVRVLQFETLRTLVAMAWLAAAFVFTLGETLETPEVKLLAHLGGSVPHKNRPPGKKTILLGRQRLCAAYLTRHTTRQSMQYPSERTVIDRLLGPQ is encoded by the coding sequence TTGAGTGAGAACGCGGTCGTGCTCGAAGCGTTGAGGCAGATCACGCGGTCACTGCGCGAAGTGGGTGTGGTGCGCATTATCTTTGTCCTGGACCGAGGCTTCGATGACCTGAAGGTAATGAAGCGACGGAGGCGGCTCAAGGTCGATTTCGTCATTCGTGCACAGCATGTTGAGCGGCGCGTTCGTCTGCAGCCCACGGGGGAAAACCGTGCGCTGCAAGCTGCGTTGCAGCTTGCTCCCGTATCACACACCTTCGCGATGTCCCGCCCCGTCCTGCGGGAGGGGAAGCCCAGCTGGCGGCCAACCCCAGCGGAGATCCGGGCGCAGGAGGTCTGGGTGGACGAGGGCAAACTCCACGTACACGCGCTCCATCTGCACTTCCCCACACGGCCCACAGGCGAACAACAGGGCTGGACCCTGCTCACGAGCTTGCCCGTCTCGCCCGGCGTTCACGCCGGGCAGGTCGTACGACGCTATCTGAGGCGCTGGAGCACCAAAGACGTCTTCTCCTGGACCAAAACCGCGCTGGGATGGGAACAGGTTCGTGTCCTGCAGTTCGAAACGCTGCGCACCCTGGTCGCCATGGCCTGGCTCGCCGCTGCCTTTGTCTTCACGCTCGGCGAGACCTTAGAGACACCGGAAGTGAAGTTGCTCGCTCATCTCGGTGGTTCTGTCCCCCATAAGAATCGGCCCCCAGGCAAGAAGACCATCTTGCTGGGACGACAGCGCTTATGCGCTGCGTACCTCACCCGGCACACCACCCGCCAATCGATGCAATATCCATCCGAAAGAACCGTCATAGACAGGCTTCTCGGCCCTCAATGA
- a CDS encoding PepSY-associated TM helix domain-containing protein, with amino-acid sequence MRSLHTYTSMVCLLIVLFFSLTGITLNHPDWAFGNAETRREVKGTLPAGWTQNGQVNWLTVAEELRAKQGLKGRAGDTRVDSTEASLSFKAPGYSADAFIDMKTGTYTVDVDAQGAVAVLNDLHRGRDAGSAWAWLIDLTGVFLTVISLTGLGILFYLKKTRIKALAVMLGAGFLVVWLGHLATG; translated from the coding sequence TTGCGTTCGCTCCACACCTACACGAGCATGGTTTGCCTGCTCATCGTGCTCTTCTTCTCGCTGACGGGAATCACCCTCAATCACCCCGACTGGGCCTTTGGCAATGCGGAGACCCGCCGGGAAGTCAAAGGGACGCTGCCTGCCGGGTGGACCCAGAACGGGCAGGTGAACTGGTTGACCGTGGCCGAGGAGCTGCGGGCGAAGCAGGGACTGAAGGGGCGCGCTGGGGATACGCGGGTGGACAGCACAGAGGCGAGCCTGAGTTTCAAGGCCCCGGGGTACAGCGCAGACGCTTTCATCGATATGAAGACGGGGACGTACACGGTGGATGTGGATGCCCAGGGGGCTGTGGCGGTGCTCAACGACCTGCACCGTGGACGTGACGCGGGGAGTGCCTGGGCATGGTTGATTGACCTGACGGGCGTCTTCCTGACGGTCATTTCTCTGACAGGTCTGGGAATCTTGTTCTACTTGAAAAAGACGCGGATCAAGGCTCTGGCGGTGATGCTCGGCGCTGGCTTCCTGGTCGTCTGGCTCGGCCACCTCGCGACGGGCTGA
- a CDS encoding GntR family transcriptional regulator, whose amino-acid sequence MPIPSTASKRTRILARDEVYTQLSTWIIDGTLQPEEPLRDQDIAEQLGVSRTPVREALRRLEDEGFVETALNRWTRVAPLRAAHATELYPVVATLEVLALRLAFPHLTLQDQTALHDLDVQLRQALLAGDVQGAVTADTGFHDIWISKSGNSELLAALKVLKRKLRRIELAYFNASASGQASLNEHEAIRQALGVRDVDQAVRALQDNWQGSMERLKRTLAP is encoded by the coding sequence ATGCCCATTCCCTCCACCGCGTCCAAACGTACCCGCATCCTCGCCAGGGATGAGGTCTATACCCAACTCAGTACCTGGATCATCGATGGCACCCTCCAGCCGGAAGAACCCCTGCGCGACCAGGACATCGCTGAGCAACTGGGCGTCAGCCGTACGCCCGTCCGCGAAGCGCTTCGGCGGCTGGAAGACGAGGGTTTCGTCGAGACAGCCCTGAACCGCTGGACGCGCGTGGCTCCTCTTCGTGCTGCTCACGCCACTGAGCTCTATCCCGTTGTCGCCACGCTGGAGGTCCTCGCCCTGCGCCTCGCTTTCCCTCACCTGACGCTGCAGGACCAAACTGCTCTCCACGACTTGGACGTGCAGCTTCGGCAAGCGCTTCTTGCTGGGGACGTGCAGGGCGCGGTGACAGCAGATACGGGCTTCCACGATATCTGGATCTCGAAATCGGGGAACAGCGAGCTTTTGGCGGCGTTGAAGGTGCTGAAGCGCAAGCTTCGGCGTATCGAGTTGGCGTACTTCAACGCGTCGGCTTCCGGTCAGGCATCCCTGAACGAACACGAAGCCATTCGGCAAGCGCTCGGCGTGCGTGACGTTGATCAAGCTGTGCGGGCCTTGCAGGACAACTGGCAGGGAAGCATGGAACGGCTTAAGCGCACCCTGGCCCCTTGA
- a CDS encoding tyrosine-type recombinase/integrase — MTNRGDPITSSQSLDLRRTHLLDQASAWVSLHESELRRRAMEAARDKNAEVLWDLTAAYLTTLGQVGITLSPHTLRSYRTGVRQFLTHAEERAWNLLRPRRNDAAFWIASLTANTDAPQKKAASTVRSRVAAANALYAALRWAGATEAHPFEDVKQPRDRTDAISKRPPYRETTVHRALAAAERENRTDLRVLILLTAHAGLRIEEALTLTWKDIDAVNRRITVRGKGDKRRIVGMSGTLEDALRAHAGQGKDGRLFTFRYRSGAVYHLRRLMEAEGLTWAGFHAYRKFNGTLLYKRTRDFARVARHLGHSNVNTTRAYVEVPADDLASELADL; from the coding sequence ATGACCAACAGGGGAGACCCCATCACTTCCTCCCAGTCCCTCGACCTCCGCCGCACCCACCTGCTGGACCAGGCCAGCGCCTGGGTCTCCCTCCACGAAAGCGAACTCCGCCGCCGCGCGATGGAAGCCGCGAGAGACAAGAACGCGGAAGTCCTGTGGGACCTCACGGCCGCGTACCTCACCACCCTCGGCCAGGTGGGCATCACCCTCAGCCCGCACACCCTGCGCTCGTACCGCACGGGTGTGCGGCAATTTCTCACGCACGCGGAGGAACGCGCCTGGAACCTCCTGAGGCCCAGGCGCAACGACGCCGCGTTTTGGATTGCGAGTCTGACAGCCAACACAGATGCGCCGCAGAAAAAAGCCGCGTCAACGGTACGCTCCCGCGTCGCGGCCGCCAACGCCCTGTACGCCGCGCTGCGTTGGGCCGGAGCCACGGAGGCGCATCCGTTCGAGGACGTGAAGCAGCCGCGGGACCGCACGGACGCGATCAGCAAACGGCCACCCTACCGCGAGACGACCGTTCACCGTGCCCTGGCGGCCGCAGAACGTGAGAACCGGACAGACTTGCGCGTCTTGATCCTCCTGACCGCTCACGCTGGACTGCGCATTGAGGAAGCCCTGACGCTGACCTGGAAGGATATTGACGCGGTGAACCGCCGGATCACGGTGAGGGGCAAAGGCGACAAACGGCGCATTGTCGGCATGTCGGGAACGCTGGAGGACGCGCTGCGAGCGCATGCAGGGCAAGGCAAGGATGGCCGGCTCTTTACCTTCCGGTACCGTTCGGGGGCGGTCTATCACCTGCGGCGGTTGATGGAGGCGGAGGGGCTGACGTGGGCGGGATTTCATGCGTACCGGAAGTTCAACGGGACCCTGCTCTATAAGCGAACGCGTGATTTTGCGCGGGTGGCGCGGCATTTGGGGCATTCGAACGTGAATACGACGCGGGCATATGTGGAAGTGCCTGCCGATGACCTCGCCTCCGAACTCGCAGACCTTTGA